Proteins found in one Drosophila innubila isolate TH190305 chromosome X, UK_Dinn_1.0, whole genome shotgun sequence genomic segment:
- the LOC117788717 gene encoding uncharacterized protein LOC117788717 encodes MDRRSCDKMSKNNENSIGQHNTCIKNTRPKRVKYRTIELESWLTSRSTITLAPFRKLSICNGYKYVPTWNQIKPPYYKKFLIAGKNLSLTVITDKSLFNATDRKYPSSESSICESSSSELSFSEFCIDGISSCDSSIGNIYSDISTTDSTSCESSIEFDSDQTTP; translated from the exons ATGGATCGAAGAAGCTGtgataaaatgtcaaaaaacaatgaaaattcaatAGGCCAGCATAACAC TTGTATAAAGAATACTCGGCCGAAAAGAGTTAAGTATCGCACAATCGAGCTAGAAAGTTGGTTAACTTCTCGGTCAACTATAACTCTGGCTCCGTTTCGAAAATTAAGCATCTGCAATGGCTATAAGTACGTGCCGACATGGAATCAGATTAAGCCGccatattacaaaaaattcttaattgcTGGAAAGAATTTATCACTCACTGTTATAACAGATAAAAGTCTGTTTAATGCTACCGATCGAAAATATCCCAGTAGTGAATCCTCAATCTGCGAATCATCCAGTAGCGAATTATCTTTTAGCGAATTCTGTATCGACGGAATCTCCAGTTGCGATTCCTCCATCGGCAATATATACAGTGACATCTCGACCACCGATTCCACTAGTTGCGAATCCTCCATCGAATTTGATTCGGATCAGACGACGCCTTGA